CCGTGTTTCCAGACCTCCGAGGTGTTCCGTGTCCCCGCGCCGAAACCGCCCGCGAGGCGGCGCCGACAAGCAAGCCGCCGACCCGCGCGACGAGCGCGAACCGGTCGGCAACCGTTACGGGCTGGAGCGCACGGAGAGCTGGCAGGGCGAGGAGTGGAACGTCCGCATGATCGGCGGCGGCTCGGCGGCCAAGCACTATCGCTGCCCCGGCTGCGACCAGGAGATCCCGCCCGGCGTCCCGCACCTCGTCGCCTGGCCGCAGTACGGCGGCGGCGTCGAGGACCGCCGCCACTGGCACAAGGCGTGCTGGAACGCGAGAGACCGCCGGAGCGCGAGGCTCCAGCGGTCTCGTAACGCACCGCGTTACTGATCGGCGGCGGGCCCGGTCCCGCCCCAGGTCAGGAGGCCGCTGTGGATACGACGGCGGGCGCCGCAGGGACGGCGTCGACGGGCGATCGGCGTGCCGTGGTGGCGGGTGCGGCCCATGTGGTTACCGTGCTGTGCGGGCTGTCCGGCCCACCTCCATGAGGCATGTCGGGAGTGCTGTGCGTGCGCTGGTGCTGAACTGCACATTGAAGGCTTCACCGGAGCCGTCGAACACCGAACGTCTCGCCGGGATCGTCATCCAGGCGTTGCGGGAGCGGAAGGTGGAGGTCACCGCACTCCGGCTGGTCGATCTCAACATTCCGCCCGGCGTGACGACCGATACGGGTGACGGCGACGACTGGCCGCAGGTCCATGAGCAGCTGCTGAACTCGCAGATCCTCGTCGTGGCCACCCCCACGTGGGTGGGACACCCTTCCTCGATCGCGCAGCGCATGCTGGAGCGGATGGACGCGATGCTCGGCGAAACCGACGCGGAAAGCCGACCGGTCGCCTACAACCGGGTCGCCGGCGTCGTCGTCACCGGCAACGAGGACGGCGCGCACCATGTGATCTCCGAGATCACCGGCGGACTGATGGACATCGGCTACACCATCCCCGGCCAGGCGTGGACCTACTGGAACAGGGGCCCCGGGCCGGGCCCGAGTTACAGCGAAACCGAAGAAGGTCACGAGTGGTCGGCCAAAACCGGGCGCGCGATGGCGGCCAACCTGCACACGGTCGCCCGCGCACTGGCCACCACCCCCATGGGCCCGCCTCCCGCCTGACCGACAGGGCCCGGCCCGGCCGCGTCGGCCGGGCTCGCTCCTGTCGGGGGCCAGGGTGAAGTCCAGGCGAAGGGCCGGACCGGCGGGAGGCCCGCCCCTGCCGGGAGGCAGAGGCGGACGCGGCACAAGGCCCGTCGAAAGGCTCAGCGCCCAGCGTTACGCGTCGCGCTTCACCAGTGCCGCGTACGCGCCGCCCAGGGCCATGGCTGCCATGCCGAGCATGACCCACAGCGGTTCCCAGCCGGTCAGGCCGTCCCCGCCCTCGGTGGCGAAGATGCCGACGAGCTGGCTGGGGATCGAGTACTCGAAGAGCCACTCACGGACGTCCGAGAGGCTCTCGGACATCATGAACAT
The window above is part of the Streptomyces syringium genome. Proteins encoded here:
- a CDS encoding ATP/GTP-binding protein, giving the protein MSPRRNRPRGGADKQAADPRDEREPVGNRYGLERTESWQGEEWNVRMIGGGSAAKHYRCPGCDQEIPPGVPHLVAWPQYGGGVEDRRHWHKACWNARDRRSARLQRSRNAPRY
- a CDS encoding flavodoxin family protein translates to MRALVLNCTLKASPEPSNTERLAGIVIQALRERKVEVTALRLVDLNIPPGVTTDTGDGDDWPQVHEQLLNSQILVVATPTWVGHPSSIAQRMLERMDAMLGETDAESRPVAYNRVAGVVVTGNEDGAHHVISEITGGLMDIGYTIPGQAWTYWNRGPGPGPSYSETEEGHEWSAKTGRAMAANLHTVARALATTPMGPPPA